The proteins below are encoded in one region of Balaenoptera acutorostrata chromosome 11, mBalAcu1.1, whole genome shotgun sequence:
- the GTSF1 gene encoding gametocyte-specific factor 1: MEDTYIDTLDPEKLLQCPYDKNHQIRACRFPYHLIKCRKNHPDVADKLATCPFNARHQVPRAEISHHISSCDDKSCIEQDVVSQTRNLGQETLTESTWQCPPCDEDWDKDLWEQTSTPFVWGAATYCGNNSPASNIVMEHKSNLASGMRVPKSLPYVLPWKNNGNAQ, encoded by the exons ATGGAAGACACTTACA TCGATACCCTGGACCCTGAAAAGCTGTTACAATGCCCCTATGATAAAAACCACCAGATCAGGGCCTGCAGGTTTCCTTATCATCTTATCAAGTGCAGAAAG aatCATCCTGACGTCGCAGACAAACTGGCTACTTGTCCCTTCAATGCTCGCCATCAGGTTCCTCGGGCTGAAATCAGTCATCATATCTCAAGCTGTGATGACAAAAGCTGTATTGAGCAGGATGTAG TCAGCCAAACCAGGAACCTCGGACAAGAGACTCTGACTGAGAGCACATGGCAGTGCCCTCCTTGCGATGAAGACTGGGATAAAG ATTTGTGGGAACAGACCAGCACCCCATTTGTCTGGGGCGCAGCCACCTACTGTGGCAACAACAG CCCCGCAAGCAACATAGTTATGGAACATAAGAGTAACCTGGCTTCAGGCATGCGTGTTCCCAAGTCTCTGCCATATGTTCTGCCATGGAAAAACA